Below is a genomic region from Stutzerimonas stutzeri.
AATACGACTACATCATCATCGGCGCCGGCTCGGCCGGTAACGTGCTGGCGACTCGCCTGACCGAAGACGCGGACGTCAACGTGCTGCTGCTCGAAGCCGGTGGTCCCGACTACCGGATGGACTTCCGTACCCAGATGCCCGCCGCGCTCGCCTTCCCGCTGCAGGGCCGGCGCTACAACTGGGCCTACGAGACCGACCCCGAGCCGCACATGAACAACCGCCGCATGGAATGTGGCCGCGGCAAGGGCCTGGGTGGCTCCTCGCTGATCAACGGCATGTGCTACATCCGTGGCAACGCCATGGACTACGACGGCTGGGCCAAGGCGCCGGGCCTGGAGGACTGGACCTATCTCGACTGCCTGCCCTACTTCCGCAAGGCCGAGACCCGCGACATCGGGCCCAACGACTACCATGGCGGTGAGGGCCCGGTGAGCGTGACCACGCCCAAGCCCGGCAACAACCCGCTGTTCCGCGCCATGATCGAGGCCGGTGTGCAGGCCGGCTATCCGGAAACCGACGACCTCAACGGCTATCGCCAGGAAGGCTTCGGCCCGATGGATCGCACGGTCACCCCCAACGGCCGTCGCGCCAGTACCGCGCGCGGCTACCTGGACATGGCCCGTGGCCGGCCGAACCTGACCATCGTGACCCATGCGCTGACCGACCGCATCCTGTTCAGCGGCAAGCGGGCCATCGGCGTGGCCTACCTGCACGGCAACAGCGACACACCAGTGATCGTCAACGCCCGCCGCGAAGTGCTGCTGTGCAGCGGCGCCATCGCCTCGCCGCAGATCCTGCAACGCTCGGGCGTCGGCCCGCGTGCGCTGCTGCGCGAACTCGGCATCCCGATCGTCCACGATCTTCCGGGCGTCGGCGCCAATTTGCAGGATCACCTGGAGATGTACCTGCAATACGCCTGCAAGCAGCCGGTCTCGCTCTACCCCGCGCTGCAATTACACAACCAGCCGCTGATCGGCGCAGAGTGGCTGTTCCTCGGCAAGGGTATCGGCGCCAGCAACCAGTTCGAGGCCGGCGGTTTCATTCGCTCGCGTGCCGAGTTCGAATGGCCGAACATCCAGTACCACTTCCTGCCGGTAGCGATTAACTACAACGGCAGCAACGCGGTGAAGGAGCATGGCTTCCAGGCCCACGTCGGCTCCATGCGCTCGCCCAGTCGCGGCCGCGTGCATGCCCGTTCGCGGGACCCGCGCCAGCACCCGAGCATCCTGTTCAACTACATGTCCTGTGAGCAGGACTGGCAGGAGTTCCGCGACGGTATCCGGATCACCCGGGAAATCATGGCGCAATCGGCCCTCGACCCCTATCGCGGTCGCGAGCTGAGCCCCGGCGCTGACGTGCAGACCGATGCCGAACTGGATGAGTTTGTCCGCCAGCACGCCGAAACCGCGTTCCACCCCTCCTGCTCCTGCAAGATGGGTGAGGACGATATGGCAGTCGTCGATGGCCAGGGCCGCGTTCATGGAATGGAGGGGCTGCGGGTGATCGATGCCTCGATCATGCCGCTGATCACCACCGGCAACCTCAACGCACCGACCATCATGATGGCCGAGAAGCTCGCCGATCGGATTCGCGGCCGCACGCCATTGCCGCGCAGCACCGCGCCCTACTACGTCGCCGGAGACGCCCCGCCGCGCAATGTGGCACAGGCGCAGTCAGCGCCCACGAAGCAGGCTGAACGCGCTCAGGTCTAGGGCGCTGTGAGAGGGTGGATGACGTTCTTTTCATCCACCGTTGCCACCGCTCGGTGGTTCGTCACCCGATGGATCGCCCCCCGGTGGACCGCCACCCGGTGGATCGATAAAGCGTGATCCACCCTACGAGATGCCGGTGCGCACGCGCAGGATCAGGCAACGCACAAGCAAACGTCCGAGGTAGGGTGGATGACGCTTTTTTCATCCACCATTGCCACCGCTCGGTGATCGCCACCCGGAGAATCGCCCCCGGTGGATCGATAAAGCGTGATCCACCCTACGAGACGCCGGTGCGCACGCGCAGGATCAGGCGGCGCACAAGCAAGCGTCCGACGTAGGGTGGATGACGCTCTTTTCATCCACCATTGCCATCGCTCGGTGATCACCACCCGGAGAATCGCCCCGGTGGATCGCCACCCGGTGGATCGATAAAGCGTGATCTACCCTACGAAATGCCGGTGCATACGCACAGGATCAGGCGGCGCACAAGCAAACGTCCGACGTAGGGTGGATGACGCTCTTCTCATCCACCATTGCCGCCGCTCGGTGTTCACCAACCCCGGAGAGTCGCCCCCAGGTGGCTCGATAACACGTGATCCACCCGACCAAGCGGCCAGTGCCGCACACCTCAGAGCGAGGCTTTTACCGCGGCCAATCCGTCTTCGCCCTCTCGGGTCTTGACGCCTTGCAGCCAGCCCTCGAGCACCTCGGGGTGAGCCTTCACCCAGGCCTTGACCGCTGCGTCGTTGCTGGCGTTTCGGGCCAGCACCTCGTCCATGATGGCGTTCTCCATGTCCTGGGTGAATTTGAGGTTGCTCAGCAGCTTGCCGACGTTCGGGCATTGCGCGGCATAGCCCTTGCGCACCAGCGTGTTGACCGTCCCGCTCTCGCCGAAATAGGCCTCGCCACCCTTGAGGTACTTGATGTCGTACTGCACGTTCATCGGGTGCGGCGTCCAGCCGAGGAAGACCACGCCCTTGTCACGCTTCACCGCACGGCCGACCTGCACCAGCATCGCTTGCTCGCTGGACTCCACCAGCCGCCAGTCGCCCAGCCCGAACTCGTCCTGATCGATCATCTTCTGAATCGACAGATTCGCCGGCGCACCGGCGGCGATTCCGTAGATGGTCTTGTTGAACAGCTCGCCATGCGTGTCGAGGTCCTCGAAACGCTTCACGCCGGCATTCCACACCGAGGTGGGCACCGCCAGGGTGTATTCGGTACCCGTCAGGTTGACGCTGAGCTCATCGATCTCACCGGTCGCCACGAACTTGTCGTAGTTGTCCTGTTGCGCCGGCATCCAGTTGCCGAGGAAGACGTCCAGCTGATCCTTGGTCAGCCCGGCGAAGATGATCGGCACGCCAAGGGTCATGACCTGTGGCTTGTAGCCGAGCCCCTGCAGCAGCAGGCTGGCGATTCCGTTGGTAACCGCGATGTCGCTCCAGCCCGGATCACCCAGGCGCACCGTCGCGCACTGGCTGCTCTCGCTCTCGGCATGGAGCTGGGTGGCGGCCAGCAACACGCCGCTGGCCAGGATTGCACTCACTGTCTGTTTTTTCATGTCCGTCTGCCTTCGCTCTTGTTCGAATGATTTCCCTGTGCACGGTTTGGCCGGCCGCCATCGCTAGTCGGGTCTAGGGTAGCGGGCCTTGCGCTCCAGATCGTCGAGGTCGATGTGGTTGCGCATGTACTGCTGGCTGGCATCGACCCAGGGCTGGTGGTCCCAGCTGGTCAGTTTGCCCAGGCTCAGCGCTTCGCTGACCAGGCGCCGCCGGCGCTGGCTGGCGAGCACCTGGTTGTGAATGGTCGGGATGTCCCAGCGCTGCCGCGCCTCGGCCAGGAAGGCCGCGGCGAGTGCCTGGTGATCGGCGGAGTCCATCAGGTTCTCGCGCTCCTGCGGGTCGTTGACCAGGTCGAACAACAGGCAAGGATCCTGCTCCGAGTAGATGAATTTGTAAGCGCCACGCCGGATCATCATCAGCGGGCTGGTGGTGCCTTCGGCCATGTATTCGCCGATCACCTCGTCATGGCCTTCGCGACCGGTCAGGTGCGGCAGCAACGAGCGGCCATCGAGCGGCAGGTTGGCCTCCAGCGTGCCGCCGGCCAGTTCGACCAGGGTCGGCAACAGGTCGGCAGTGGACACCGACGCGCTGATCCGTGCGGCATCGATACCCGGCCCCTGGATGATCAGCGGCACGCGCGCCGCCATCTCGAACCAATGCATCTTGTACCAGAGGCCACGCTCACCCAGCTGGTCGCCATGGTCACCGGAGAACACCACGATGGTGTCCTCCGCCAGGCCGCACGCCTCGAGCGTCTTCAGCAGTTTGCCGACGTTATCGTCGATGTAACTGCAGGCACCGAAATAGGCGCGACGGGCATCGCGGATCTTCTCTTCGGGCAATGATTTGCCCCACAGGTCGATGACTTTGAGCAGGCGCTGCGAATGCGGATCCTGCTGGTCCTGGGCGATGTCCTGGCGCGGCAGCGGGATGTCCTCGTCGCGGTAGCGGTTCCAGTACTCCTCGGGAATCGTGTAGGGGTCGTGCGGGTGCGTCATCGAGACCGTCAGGCAGAACGGCTGGCCGTCATCTGCGCGAACGAAATCGTAGAGGTACTGCTGCGCCTTGAAGACCACCTCCTCGTCGAAATCCATCTGGTTGGTACGCACGCTGGGGCCGGCCTGCAGCACCGAAGACATGTTGTGGTACCAGCTCAGGCGCACCTCGGGCTCATCCCAGTTCACCGCCCAGCCATAGTCGGCCGGATAGATATCGCTGGTCAGCCGTTCCTCGTAACCATGCAGCTGATCGGGGCCGCAGAAATGCATCTTGCCGGAGAGCGCCGTGCGGTAGCCGAGCCGCCGCAGGTAGTGCGCGTAGGTCGGTACGTCGGCAGGAAAGTCGGCGGCATTGTCGTAAGCGCCGATCTTGCTGGGCAGCTGGCCGCTGACCAGGGTGAAGCGCGACGGCGCGCAGAGCGGACTGTTGCAATACGCCGACTCGAATACCGCACCCTGTGCAGCCAGGCGCGAGAGGTTCGGCAGTTTGATGGGCGACGCCGGGTCATGCATCGGCAGCAGCGGAGCGGCCATCTGGTCGGCCATGATGAACAGGATGTTGGGGCGTTTCATGATGCGATGGTCCATGCCTGGTTTTTATGCGAGATTGCCTGCAACACAGTCTGAACCCTGTGTTGCTGCGGTAAACCCGGCTGCGCCATATGCCTAGGATAAGAAAAACTAATGCCAAACCGACCCGATCAGATTCCCCTCGATGCGCTGCGGGTGTTCGAATCCGCGGCGCGTCAGCAGAGCTTCACCGCCGCTGCGCTGGAGCTGGGCAGCACACAGCCGGCGATCAGCCAGCAGATCAAGCGCCTGGAACAGCAGTTGGCGGTCCGCCTGTTCGATCGGGTCTATCGCGGCATCGTCCTCACCGAGGCCGGTGAGCTGCTCCTGGGTTACGTGCAACAAGGCCTGGGCACGCTGGACGCAGGCCTTGCCGCGGTCACCGCACAGCAGCAGCACGAGGTGCTCCAGGTCGCCACCGATTTCGCCTTCGCGGCCTACTGGCTGATGCCGCGCCTGGAGCGCTTTCACCAACGGCATCCCGAGGTGGATGTCAGTCTGGTGACCAGCGAGCGCGGGCTGGGCGTGCTGCCATCGGAAACTGACGTGGCCATTGTGTTCGGCGACGGCCGCTCCAAGCATGGCGAGACGCACCTGCTGTTTCACGAGGAGGTCTATCCGGTCTGCAGTCCGTCGCTGCTCCGAGGGCAGACCACGCCCTTGGCTCCGGCAGCGCTGGCGCGGCTGCCGCTGCTGCATCTGCGACCGGAAAGCCGGTCCCGCTGGCTCGACTGGGGCAGCCTGTTCCGCGCACTCGGCATCACGGAAGCGCCCAGCTCGGGGATGCTGCGTTTCGACAACTACACCCTGCTGATCCAGGCGGCGATTGCCGGCCAGGGCGTCGCCATCGGCTGGCGTCATCTGGTCGATGAGCTCCTGGCCCAAGGCCTGCTCTGCCGGGTCTGCAGTGAAAGCGTACAGACCCGGTTCGGCTATCACGTGGTGCTGCCCGAGCGTAAACGGCGCCAGCGCCTGGTCGGCAGTTTCGTGGCCTGGTTACAGCTCGAGCTGACCGAGGATGGCACCCGCGCCTGAACAGCATCACGGCCCACCGGACGGATCGGGCGCGGACGGCCACCGCACCAAGGATGTGCAAAGACCTCTGGAATGCCCTATCGCGGGGCAAAGCCGCTTTGCTAGAGTCGACGGCCTTATTTCTTTTTCGTGACCGTTAAACGCGGTCTTCCGAGGCCATTCGAATGACTGAGAGCGTCCACGGGTTTCTTGCCCGCCTGCAGCAGCGCGACCCGCACCAACCCGAATTCCATCAAGCCGTCGAAGAGGTGCTCGGCAGCCTCTGGCCCTTCCTGGAAGCGAACCCCAAGTATCGGCAGGCCGGCATCCTCGAGCGTATGGTCGAGCCAGAGCGGACCATCATTTTCCGCGTACCCTGGGTCGATGATCAGGGGCAGGTTCAGGTCAACCGTGGCTTTCGCGTTCAGATGAACAGCGCCATCGGGCCCTATAAAGGCGGCCTGCGCTTCCACCCGTCGGTCAACCTCGGTGTGCTGAAGTTTCTCGCCTTCGAGCAGGTGTTCAAGAACTCCCTCACCTCGTTGCCCATGGGCGGCGGCAAAGGCGGTTCGGACTTCAACCCCAAGGGCAAGAGCGACGGTGAAGTGATGCGCTTCTGCCAGTCGTTCATGAGCGAACTGTTCCGTCATGTCGGCGCGGACCTGGATGTCCCGGCCGGCGACATCGGTGTCGGCGCGCGTGAGATCGGCTACCTGTTCGGGCAGTACAAGCGCCTGTCCAACCAGTTCACCTCGGTGCTCACCGGCAAGAGCCTGTCCTACGGCGGCAGCCTGATCCGCCCGGAAGCCACCGGCTACGGCTGCGTCTATTTCGCCGAGGAAATGCTCAAGACCACCCACTCCAGTTTCGACGGCAAGCGCGTGGCGATTTCCGGATCGGGCAACGTCGCGCAGTTCGCCGCGCAGAAGGTCATGGAGCTGGGCGGCAAAGTGATTTCGTTGTCGGATTCAGGCGGCACCTTGCACTTCCCGGACGGGTTGACCGACGAGCAGTGGGAATACCTGATGGACCTGAAGAACGTCCGTCGCGGGCGGCTCGAGGAAATGGGCCGGCAGTTCACCGTCACCCACCTGCCCAACCAGCGTCCCTGGGGCCTGCCCTGCGAGATCGCCCTGCCATGCGCCACGCAGAACGAACTCGACGGTGAGGATGCGCGCAGCCTGCTGAACAACGGCTGCCTCTGCGTCGCCGAAGGCGCCAACATGCCCTCGACGCTCGAAGCGGTGGACCTGTTCCTCGAGGCGGGCATCCTGTTCGCGCCGGGCAAGGCGTCCAACGCCGGCGGGGTGGCCTGTAGCGGTCTGGAGATGAGCCAGAACGCCATGCGCCTGCACTGGACCGCCGGCGAGGTGGATACCAAGCTGCACGGCATCATGCAGTCGATCCATCACGCGTGCGTGGGCTATGGCGAGGAAAACGGCCGTACCAACTACGTCAAGGGCGCCAACATCGCCGGCTTCGTCAAGGTCGCTGATGCCATGCTGGCGCAGGGGGTGGTCTAGCGCCGCGCCGGTCGGCAAGCCGCGCCAGGGCAACGAATGCCGCCGGATCGTCCGGCGGTTTTCGTCCGGCCTGCACCTACCAGTAGTTTTCCACCGCCACCTGTCCCGGGCGCCGGGTCAGGCTGAGGTTCAGATCGCGGGCCTTGAGCATGGCACGGGTGTCCTCGATCATCTGCGGGTTGCCGCAGAGCATGATCCGCGAGTGCTCCGGCTCCAGCTTCAGATTGGCGGCTTGCTCCAGCTCGCCATTCTCGATCAGCGTGGTGATACGCCCATGCAAGGCGCCGGGCGCGTCTTCGCGGGTGATCACGGGCAGATACGTCAGCTTGCTGCCCAGCCCTTCCAGATAGTCGCGCTGTGGCAGCTCGCGAATCAGTTCCTGGTAGGCCAGCTCGGATACCGTACGGGCGCTATAGACGAGAATGATCCGTTCGAACCGCTGCCAGACCTCGAAGTCCTGAAGAATCGACAGAAACGGCGCGATACCGGTGCCGGTGCCCAGCAGCCAGAGGTCGCGGCCGTCGATGAAGCGATCCAGGGTGAGAAAGCCGAACGCCTGTTTGTCCACCAGTAACTCGTCGCCAACCTTCAGACGGCTCAGTTCGCTGGTAAATTCGCCGTCCGGCACCACGATGGAAAAGAAGTCGAGAAATTCGTCATGGGGCGCCGACACCATCGAATAAGCGCGCCAGACGATGCTGCCGCTGGGCTTGCGCACGCCCAGGCGAGCGAATTGCCCGGCGTTGAAACGAAAGCCGGGGTCGCGGGTGGTACGCAGCGTGAACAGACTGGGCGTCAGCGTCTGCACCTCGAGCAGACGCTGGCGGGTGAACTTCTCTTCGCTGACGGTCATACTTCACTCCCTTCGCGGACATCTGCGGATGAGGGCCTTCAAGCACCGAAAGCCGTGCCGAAACCAGCACATCGTCGCCCCGGCACCTGCCGCACCGCCCGGGCTGTAGTGGCTGGTTGTTGCACGCAGATCATTGCAACGCTTGTCCTCTTGATACTCCATTCCGACGCCGACAAACACCGCCAGTTCTTATGCCTATTCTCGAATCGCCCTACGCCCGCCTCGATCTGATCCGCCAGCCCGAGCAGCCCAACGAGCCGCTACAGGCCTTCGATGCGGCCGACGAATACCTGCTGACGCAGCTGCACGCGCAGCAACTGCCGGCCGGCAGCCGGGTGCTGGTCCTCAATGACAGCTTCGGTGCCCTGGCCTGTTCGCTGGCGCAGCAGGCCAGCGTCACCAGCAGCGGCGATTCGCACCTGGCGCACCTCGCCCTGGAGAAAAACCTTCAGCGCAACGGGCTAGCCGCCGACAGCGTGACCTTCGTCCCCGCCAGCGAAGTCGCCCAAGGCCCATTCGACTGCGTATTGATCCGCATACCCAAGACGCTGGCGCTGCTGGAAGAACAATTGATCCGCCTGCACGGCCAGCTGGCGCCGGGCGCGCAGGTGATCGCTGGGGCGATGATCAAGCATCTGCCGCGTGCGGCCGGCGACTTGCTGGAGAAATACATCGGCCCGGTACAGGCCTCGCTGGCGGTCAAGAAGGCGCGCCTGCTGACCGCAACGCCAATCGAAAAAGCGGCGCCCCAGTCGCCCTACCCGACGCGCTACCGCCTCGATCAGCCGCCCATCGAGCTGCTCAATCACGCCAACCTGTTCTGCCGCGACGGTCTGGACATCGGTACCCGTGCCTTTCTGCCGCATCTACCCAAGGCGCTCGGTAATCTGCGCGTCGCGGATCTCGGCTGCGGCAATGGCGTGCTCGGCATCGTCTACGCACTGGGCAATCCGCAGGCACAGCTGACGCTGGTCGACGAGAGCTACATGGCGGTGCAGTCGGCGCGGGAAAACTGGCAGGCGATCCTCGGCGAACGGCCCGCCGATATCCGTGCCGGTGATGGCCTGGCCGAGCAGCCGATGGATTCGCTGGACCTGGTGCTGTGCAACCCGCCGTTCCATCAGCAGCAGGTGGTCGGCGATTTCCTCGCCTGGCGCATGTTCACCCAGGCCAAGACGGCGCTGTGCAAAGGCGGCGAGCTGTGGATCGTCGGCAACCGCCACCTCGGTTATCACCTCAAGCTCAAGCGGCTGTTCGGCAAGGTCGAGCAGGTCGCGGCGACGCCCAAGTTCGTCATCCTCAGGGCGATCAAGCCGTGAGCGAGACGCCCGTTCGGCTGAGCATCCAGCAGTTCGCCGCACGCACCGGCCTGTCCGCCGACACGCTGCGCTATTACGAGAAGATCGGCCTGCTGCGCCACGTGGCCCGGGACGCCAGTGGCTTTCGCGTCTATGGCCCGCGTGATCTGGAGTGGGTGGCGTTCATCCTGCGCCTGAAGGACACCGGCATGGCGCTGGACGACATCACCCGTTACGCCGACCTGCGCGAACAGGGCGAGACGACGCTCGCGGCGCGCCAGGCCCTGCTCGAAGCCCATGCCGCCAAGCTGCAGGCGCGCCTGCAACGGGATCAGGAACACCTCGACGCGCTACGGGCGAAGATCGAGCTGTATCGCCAGCAAACAATCGCTTGACCTGGAGTCGACTCCAACCCGCAGGCTTTCCTCTCCCCCATCAGAGGAAGCCCTCATGCCTGCAACGACCCGCTACACCGAAGGCCTGGCCAAACTCGAGGAAATCGATGGCGAGGCCGGCCGCAAGGTCATCGACAACCTGCAAGCCATCGCCCCGGACCTGGCGCGCTACGTCATTGAGTTTCCTTTCGGCGATATCTACCAGCGGCCCGGCCTCGACCTGCCGCAACGCGAGCTGGCCACCGTCGCCGCGCTGACTGCGCTGGGTCACTGCCAGCCGCAGCTGGCGGTGCACATCCACGGCGCCCTGAATGTCGGCTGCACGCCGGAGCAGGTGGTCGAGGTGATCATCCAGATGGCTGTCTACGCCGGCTTTCCCGCCGCGCTGAACGGCATGACGACGGCCAAGGCGGTGTTTACCGAGCGCGGTGTATTGCCCGGTTTGGCAGCGGACGGCTGAGTGATCTGGGTAGGGCCGCCTTCCGCAGGGCAAATTCATTTACCTGAGCCACCAATAGCTCAGGACCCGTGTGTTGGCTGCAATAGCCGGATAATGCTCCGCTTTAGGTCGCGAGAACACAGCTCGCCGACGCTCTTCGGAAACAGCGTGCACTCCGCACGTCCTTGGGCTGAATCGGAGCGCCGCCCGCCCCCCCTTGTCTCTCGACTACCGCTGAAGCTGCTTTCGTAGGATGGGTGCAACCCATCTTGAGTCGGCGCAAGCACCCTGGCTGAACGGGCAGAAGCGACCAAATGAACGCAGTCGTTCGCTAGGGACTTGCAGATTCCCGTCCGCTCGGGTTGATGGGTTGCACCCATCCTACAGATGGAGCGGGGCGTTGCCCGAAGCAGGGCGCCTCCAGCATCGCAGGGTGGGCCTGGTGGTGTTCCGCTTCCGCCCACACACATACACCGCAACACTCAATCTTCGCCGGGCTACTCCGCTGCCCCCTACCCAGCCTACCCGGCCCGACATTAACGGTTCGAACAGCGAACACAGCCGTCGGGCGCAACCCGGCCAGCGCCAACGCCGCATGCTAATCTGGCGGACCCTGTTGTTTTGCGCCTGCCTGATGTCCACCCACGCCAAGCTGTTGTTACGTCACCAACGTCCCTTCATCAAGTTCTGGTTTGCCCGCGTCTTTACCGCGAGCGGCTTTCAGATGCTGGCCGTGGCCATTGGCTGGCATATGTACGCACTGACCGGCAGCGTGCTGGATCTTGGCCTGGTGGGCCTGGCCGAGTTCTTTCCGCGCCTGTTGTTCGTGCTCTGGACCGGGCAGGTCGCCGACCGCTTCGACCGACGTCGGGTCGCAGCCCTCTGTCAGGGGCTGCAGGGGCTGATCGCCCTGGCGTTGGTGCTGGGGGCCGGTGGGCTCGGGGTAACGCGCGAGATGATCTTCGTGCTGGCATTTCTGCTCGGCACCGCCCGCGCCTTCGAAGGGCCGGCCACTCAGGCACTGCTGCCGAGTCTGGTGCCTACACAGCTGTTTCCCGCCGCGGTCGCCGCCTCGTCATCGGCCATGCAGACGGCGACCATCGTCGCGCCGGCACTCGGTGGCCTGCTCTTCGCCATCGGCCCGCTGTGGGTCTATGGCCCGGTGGCGCTGCTATTCGCTCTGGCCTGCAGCTTGATGCTGAGCCTGCCGAAACGCCCCGCTCCGCCGAAGCAGACCGGTCCGGCGATGGACAATCTGCTGGCCGGCATGCGCTTCATTCGCAGCCGCCCGGATATCTTCGGCGCCATCTCGCTGGACATGTTCGCCGTGCTGCTCGGCGGTGCCACGGCCTTGTTACCGGTATTCGCCAAGGACATCCTGCTCACCGGCCCCTGGGGCCTCGGGCTGCTGCGCTCGGCGCCGGCGGTGGGCGCGCTGCTGATGTCGCTTTGGCTGGCGCGCTTTCCAATCAACAAGCGCGTCGGCCGGGTCATGTTCGCCGCGGTCGGTGTGTTCGGCCTGGCGACCATCGCCTTTGGCCTGTCCACCTCGTTCTGGCTGTCGCTGGGGGTACTGGCGGTACTGGGCGCGGCAGACATGATCAGCATGGTCATCCGCGGCGCCTTCGTGCAGCTGGAAACGCCCGATGCCATGCGCGGGCGGGTCAGCGCGGTCAATGGGCTGTTCATCGGCGCCTCGAACCAGCTCGGCGAATTCGAATCCGGCCTTACCGCGCATTGGTTCGGTACCGTACCGGCCGTGGTCCTCGGCGGCGTCGGCACGCTGCTCGTCACCGGCGTCTGGATGAAACTGTTCCCGACGCTGCGGGACCGCGACCAGCTGCACCGGGATCTGGATTAGCGGTTTCGGTGGAAGACGCTTCGCGGTCGTCCACCCTACGCCCGCACACGACAGTCGCGCGCCCGTAGGGTGGAAAACGGCAACGCCTTTTCCACGCGTTGTGCCGTTACAGCACCTTGTCCATGGTGATCGGCAAATCCCTCACCCGTTTGCCCGTCGCATGGAAGATCGCATTGGC
It encodes:
- a CDS encoding MFS transporter, with translation MSTHAKLLLRHQRPFIKFWFARVFTASGFQMLAVAIGWHMYALTGSVLDLGLVGLAEFFPRLLFVLWTGQVADRFDRRRVAALCQGLQGLIALALVLGAGGLGVTREMIFVLAFLLGTARAFEGPATQALLPSLVPTQLFPAAVAASSSAMQTATIVAPALGGLLFAIGPLWVYGPVALLFALACSLMLSLPKRPAPPKQTGPAMDNLLAGMRFIRSRPDIFGAISLDMFAVLLGGATALLPVFAKDILLTGPWGLGLLRSAPAVGALLMSLWLARFPINKRVGRVMFAAVGVFGLATIAFGLSTSFWLSLGVLAVLGAADMISMVIRGAFVQLETPDAMRGRVSAVNGLFIGASNQLGEFESGLTAHWFGTVPAVVLGGVGTLLVTGVWMKLFPTLRDRDQLHRDLD